From a single Mesotoga infera genomic region:
- a CDS encoding phosphohydrolase, protein KIIEAFTRVLMSMNQQRIEYPKEATEKVVSISGDSDQKQNTEEDRREQNN, encoded by the coding sequence AAGATCATTGAAGCCTTCACCAGAGTTTTGATGAGCATGAATCAACAGAGAATCGAGTATCCGAAAGAAGCTACTGAAAAGGTGGTGTCGATCAGTGGAGATTCTGATCAAAAACAAAACACTGAAGAAGATAGAAGAGAGCAAAATAACTAG